In Erythrobacter sp. F6033, a single genomic region encodes these proteins:
- a CDS encoding biopolymer transporter ExbD, whose product MKKLTLARFKRLGPLALGLAIPIVITGCYAPQTQSAINEPTINHDRNRLEIKADDTIHWNGALVSLADLPELLRQTNELEKEPELQFEPAPDASYDVSVQVLGAIRESGVAKFGFVGNEKYRVPETGSD is encoded by the coding sequence ATGAAGAAGCTCACACTTGCCCGGTTTAAGCGATTGGGACCGCTAGCGCTCGGTCTAGCGATCCCAATCGTCATCACCGGTTGCTACGCACCGCAAACGCAATCAGCCATTAACGAGCCGACAATCAATCACGATAGAAACCGCCTCGAAATCAAAGCCGATGACACCATTCATTGGAATGGCGCACTTGTCTCGCTTGCCGATCTCCCCGAGCTGTTAAGGCAAACTAACGAGCTAGAAAAAGAGCCAGAACTGCAATTCGAGCCAGCACCCGATGCGAGCTACGATGTCTCAGTCCAAGTGCTCGGCGCAATTAGGGAGTCCGGCGTCGCAAAATTTGGATTTGTCGGCAACGAGAAATACCGCGTGCCAGAAACAGGCAGCGACTAA
- a CDS encoding biopolymer transporter ExbD, protein MTSAAPTRRSRFSESANARRHAAQTRITRRQPKGDMNVTPFIDVLLVLLVMIILAVPIKVNQTTVDLPTTPCFDCEANPDINVVAITAQDELLWNGTSVTPARLRAEVENASTAVPEAQLRFEPDALASYDRSARTIALIRESGAESFAFVGNARHREFGR, encoded by the coding sequence GTGACCAGTGCCGCACCAACCCGCCGGAGCCGATTTTCAGAAAGCGCCAATGCCCGCCGCCACGCGGCCCAGACCCGCATCACCCGCCGCCAGCCCAAGGGGGATATGAACGTCACCCCCTTCATCGACGTACTGCTGGTGCTGCTTGTCATGATCATTCTTGCCGTGCCGATCAAAGTGAACCAAACGACCGTCGACCTCCCAACCACCCCCTGCTTCGACTGCGAAGCCAACCCCGACATCAATGTGGTAGCAATCACCGCGCAGGACGAGCTGCTGTGGAACGGGACTTCAGTTACGCCCGCCAGATTGCGCGCCGAGGTAGAAAACGCCAGCACCGCTGTGCCCGAAGCACAGCTGCGCTTCGAGCCGGATGCACTGGCAAGCTATGATCGCTCTGCCCGCACAATCGCGCTCATCCGAGAATCCGGTGCCGAGAGCTTCGCGTTTGTGGGCAATGCGAGGCACCGCGAGTTTGGGCGGTGA
- a CDS encoding biopolymer transporter ExbD codes for MGMAGGKLDGEPMLDMNMTPLIDVLLVLLIMFIITIPVATHSVDIDLPQGDPPPQDIIIEPVKNKLVLTNSDQILWNAETISQGQLVSLLQETTAMAVEPELQFEPEPQASYELSANVVRIIKASGVTKFGFVGNEKYRAFGK; via the coding sequence ATGGGTATGGCAGGAGGCAAGCTTGACGGCGAGCCAATGCTCGACATGAACATGACGCCGTTGATCGACGTTTTGCTCGTGTTGCTCATCATGTTCATCATCACCATTCCGGTGGCGACGCACTCGGTAGATATTGATCTTCCGCAGGGTGATCCCCCGCCGCAAGACATCATTATTGAGCCGGTAAAGAACAAACTCGTTCTGACCAACTCAGACCAAATCCTCTGGAACGCTGAAACAATCAGCCAGGGCCAATTGGTTAGCCTGCTTCAGGAGACCACTGCTATGGCAGTTGAGCCTGAGCTGCAATTCGAGCCTGAACCGCAGGCCAGTTACGAGCTTTCCGCGAATGTTGTTCGCATTATCAAAGCATCCGGCGTGACCAAGTTTGGCTTTGTCGGCAACGAAAAGTATCGTGCATTTGGTAAGTAA
- a CDS encoding biopolymer transporter ExbD — protein MAISMGGGETPMSDINTTPLVDVMLVLLIIFLIAVPVAIQTIEELEIPVFRSEESKDKVENLLLTISTTDAAGNTARTTRTGFTGATRTGECRVYFNNITAVTSEELFDQAFNRLDAIVQAAGGPEAIMEDPERIPQVHIRADKNAPWRCVAGAIYNVQAAGYPTVGFISNPVDPNG, from the coding sequence ATGGCGATTTCGATGGGAGGCGGTGAGACGCCCATGTCGGACATCAACACCACCCCTTTGGTGGACGTGATGCTCGTGCTCTTGATCATCTTCCTCATCGCAGTTCCGGTTGCGATCCAGACGATTGAGGAACTCGAAATTCCGGTTTTCAGATCGGAAGAGTCGAAGGATAAAGTCGAGAACTTGCTTCTGACGATCAGCACGACCGACGCGGCTGGCAATACGGCCCGCACAACTCGGACCGGTTTTACAGGCGCTACCCGTACAGGCGAGTGCCGAGTGTACTTCAACAACATCACCGCCGTAACCTCGGAAGAACTTTTTGATCAGGCATTCAACCGCCTAGATGCAATCGTTCAGGCGGCCGGTGGCCCAGAAGCGATCATGGAAGATCCGGAACGGATTCCTCAAGTTCACATTCGCGCTGACAAGAATGCGCCTTGGCGCTGTGTTGCTGGTGCGATCTACAATGTTCAGGCTGCAGGTTATCCGACAGTCGGCTTCATCTCGAACCCAGTCGACCCTAACGGCTGA